The following coding sequences are from one Alosa alosa isolate M-15738 ecotype Scorff River chromosome 13, AALO_Geno_1.1, whole genome shotgun sequence window:
- the lmtk3 gene encoding uncharacterized protein lmtk3 isoform X1 codes for MRRRCWMIVLVGMMSYFNPERALGAPQREVSSSSSGSLSPPPYAIILISCSGLVSFVLLLLTCLCCKRTGVGFNEFDNAEGEECSGASSPLPEDSLSSCPSLPEVYTLPLRERTNYSALPNGMDSKSQSVRRHALNYLQEIGNGWFGKVILAEVLGDCGSAQTVVKELRASASPLEQRKFLAESEPYRSLQHPNVLQCLGQCSEITPYLLVMEFCQLGDLKRYLRAQRKSDGMTPDLLSRDLLTLQRMAFEITSGLLHLHENNYIHSDLALRNCLLTSDLTVRIGDYGLSHNHYKEDYYLTPDKLWIPLRWIAPELLEEYRGSLIVTDQTKTSNVWSLGVVIWELFEFGSQPHRHLSDEEVLTFVIRERQITLAQPRLKLSHADYWYEVMQSCWLPSSQRPSIAEIFLLLSSLLAAERRVSRRSMGDDEDEEEYEEEDERGRRGESEDSFERRWDSLRPPAFQTVAGERRREREYEREYERDDNGYRGHNGSFPLLDPVGNSIAPSSSELDDILTVTETSKGLNFEYFWEKAHGRKGYKPLPPPQPIPTPNSTHRQSLDTPTVVPVISARSPSLASEYYIRLEEHTPQDRSPTLKGKVPSQRTESTSPGDLELVELQSGMLGKEEKGQGSVQTVQTVRSSEIQVLVPNTGVVEFSKESSNRVTDFTVVDIGERGSEREGRSRQSHGSQGPILPPKPRTVPPTAGNLLHSRPLPAPPVGYHRLIGLGHYPGTSYPLGKGHGGSCSVPKATFDHLGLHRHRQTMPPSPSLSPSIPQSSGGHSVYPPPQTCPPPLPPHYRIHRAPYYPGEPYTSRYRSLHLQRDPLSCDYLEKRPLDKGLTRSQSLYNSRGASEAQSRDIESPVHRDSPRSKMTRSQSTIPTIERHSSSSPNYSDEDDSPFESPTRLHGATTVQHTSLANERDSATDELLSRGMKRTQSRLATILPAIWREDEEMRERAEAARKSPMHLFLTEISSVSESTDSKIDDTTWSPDGQTRQEAKAERETIGNIHFPLRGMRRSQSLVTELGSAARTWDSDILTSTDYGKGSVKKDLFLTEINTERRDSEDLGEDSYENANLCPTGLPSYAEAEEAFSRGMRRSRSLLSEMSEQAENESSRKGEMTREEFLKEIQSAETFLTEIITRQRKQEEALASTPPTSPEYESICIDPEAGQTITFQSERPSTGTNNAPADMKEAIYAQVTKRAKRSEIKVAMRPDIPVLQIGSENYAAKLERKSTSPGSSCLPSESGNEEAFGKDATSSHFPSNHETAIKPRSLELSGVSPRNGLFPDQCLPGAKEDSFSQNNFTETNTTQASEVLPPEENQEKTRSLDSSERTGEDVRDIDDVFSSRFPLSSPPEIMLTGNSTRVLEQFDAVEGNEEGNNAQTINTSTVIAAGTENTVEHSKHCVNKTTFLDLSNDTSMADTEGCDAEMCTEIGQHISDHLSSPTCDPSYSTAKPYPVDSANDLSTVSPQKERDDVHTSNSVSPKPNRLPSALIPDCDQKLSSQQIRPADPCFLPLTSPHQTTANQQTHTDSTFISLTSTQQTPTDSSFSPLTSTQQTPTDSGFSPLTSTQQTPTDSAFSTLTSASSSTDCLTAGDLMMAGGLSSGWRALGAETPHRDSAYFSDSDWESGEGIARRVGDGLGLGRPGNSRGGERGTLVGIEEKMEIEYERGHEGTMHDEAVVIREEDKMETDEEKHHRWSEEMVFNKDNMIEKDLVTSECNDYGLKEIEEPINESKDTQGKANEEFIAKLFSNLDDEPFKGFPYSCNSQLSYEAFSQMDKVEISNVQSKDNTCYDPSEANPLSVPPKTIPPFEPQSESHLQQLLDEEVREIQPDVNEVTSGSVLKELNSGSSQEGLLGPTSTNPDSSESRLSRFYNINTNDSNPSNNAQENFEDHMSDSKEHACRSLFSDRSGDEPTTEDIHTFEMQSDDANELGLRNLSYSEDVNEVKAMAKSECEKQLAAGELCFSMKEVSRGERDVPVTQSEPSGPAGTSEVNSNGEAKELELKTQELWNTLEEDEGTGGFVKGELDCHRFQQDNLHLWPAENDQWASAETRRPEAELGSEFFSSSCKKAWGEKNGLDMGREFWDAEANDELAESEPHPTARQKFEEDFNDERQGHTDHAEVEGRSLSVQTPISQDFTVSEGPHNLLQQADIQQEEENIEDLDQGNHVDLAGEAMEIEVENIENPGLDLPSSVKIRHTDSAEDSCTIVQKYPGFNSILGDSQAEENQNFNKLKENHVTDTVDGSEELCPQTPYSSESDFGAAGFEADTNRSHIPDSGHNSESLVEIQNHSACIEDAEDHACPPTKRKKTGDGVFEDVREESRSDSPSCPSLTNTADPCKMHSSNTQCLMSDLVSEDIIHSVPPSLSQHDKCQSPTNFPNVVHHIEIKVSSDSELSVDSTSAGLGAKREQERTVSPTSEVPASVSPQAPPVVNTISKGISANISILPVQRPESTDLREEHNHKDPNSASEAPLNNTASLSQKATHPQLALGSCGAIPELLISEWKDLEEEPLEDFERLEQLCRISGDEDSLGDLFLGNLELLESLKKTPEQRLKSRSESNNEDATCSEAAKPSEEEDSGRLEMKKDVDCLSDTLRANSEEQGRYDGSNQTYSPESSWGKRLSPDINRKTLQTTSNHSPSHAGEGAKGQQSLSTMPTKNGLMMQVCEERLQYSLSENVQTNVLWGPATVSDSVVLRPWSDTAVTEQEEESNSTADKQTTKSKEKPEAVDASLLEKEAAEAPLEPLTVLEQPEMTPSPPAANQAMKAKLARLSLSLPPLALSLPLSPNPKVGFWEGGESRDRSGRRRGLPIGGDPDEDEEEEEQDDETPRRVIVVTETDVDKRVGLRSLLKSPREPVDKENRDRGRNVSFFDDVTVYLFDQETPTNELGSCSTPTSPSAPGKSHFDGFGTSKMSKSRDHSTKARSPTGSSRVTSSRFTVSPADDPHLV; via the exons GTGATCCTGGCGGAGGTGCTAGGGGACTGCGGCTCCGCCCAGACTGTGGTAAAAGAGCTGCGGGCCAGTGCCAGTCCACTGGAGCAGAGGAAGTTCCTGGCAGAGTCAGAACCCTACAG AAGCCTTCAGCATCCAAATGTCCTGCAGTGTCTGGGCCAGTGCAGTGAGATCACCCCCTATCTGTTGGTCATGGAGTTCTGCCAGCTG GGCGACCTGAAGAGGTATCTGAGGGCTCAGAGGAAGTCCGATGGCATGACCCCTGACCTTTTGAGTCGTGACCTGCTGACCCTGCAGCGGATGGCCTTTGAGATCACCTCTGGCCTTCTCCATCTGCATGAGAACAACTACATCCATAG TGATTTGGCTCTAAGAAACTGCCTCCTCACATCTGACCTCACTGTTAGAATAGGAGATTATGGTCTGTCACACAACCACTACAAG GAGGACTATTACTTAACACCAGATAAACTGTGGATCCCTCTCCGCTGGATTGCCCCAGAGCTGCTGGAGGAATACAGAGGAAGTCTGATTGTCACTGACCAGACAAAGACCAGCAATGTCTG GTCTTTAGGTGTGGTGATCTGGGAGCTGTTTGAGTTCGGCTCCCAGCCCCACAGACACCTGAGCGATGAGGAGGTTCTCACCTTCGTCATCAGGGAGCGACAGATCACACTGGCTCAGCCACGACTCAAACTCTCCCATGCAGACTACTG GTATGAGGTCATGCAGTCTTGCTGGTTGCCATCATCTCAGCGTCCCTCAATCGCCGAAATCTTCCTCCTCCTATCCTCTCTGCTGGCTGCAGAGCGCCGAGTGAGCCGCAGAAGCATGGGTGATGACGAGGATGAAGAAGAGTACGAGGAAGAggacgagagagggagaagaggggagagcgAGGATTCGTTTGAGAGGCGGTGGGATTCCCTCCGCCCACCAGCCTTCCAGACAGTGGCAggggagagacggagggagagagagtacgAGAGGGAGTACGAGAGGGACGATAACGGCTACCGGGGTCATAACGGCTCTTTCCCTCTGCTGGACCCGGTGGGAAACAGCAtcgccccctcctcctctgagCTCGATGACATCCTGACCGTGACGGAGACCAGCAAAGGGTTAAACTTTGAGTATTTCTGGGAGAAAGCCCACGGAAGGAAAGGTTACAAACCGCTCCCACCACCTCAGCCAATCCCAACTCCTAATTCAACGCACAGGCAGTCCTTGGACACACCTACCGTTGTCCCGGTGATCAGTGCTCGGAGCCCTTCCCTTGCTAGCGAGTATTACATCAGGCTGGAGGAGCACACTCCCCAGGACAGGTCCCCCACTCTTAAAGGCAAAGTGCCCTCTCAAAGGACAGAGTCCACCTCCCCCGGGGACTTGGAGCTTGTGGAGCTTCAGAGCGGAATGCtgggaaaggaagagaaaggacAAGGTTCCGTCCAGACGGTACAAACCGTGAGGTCTAGCGAGATCCAGGTGCTGGTCCCAAACACTGGCGTGGTGGAGTTCAGCAAGGAGAGCAGCAACAGAGTCACAGACTTCACTGTGGTAGACattggagaaagggggagtgagagggaggggagatcaAGGCAGTCCCATGGCTCTCAAGGGCCCATCCTCCCCCCAAAGCCCCGTACCGTGCCGCCCACCGCGGGTAACCTCCTCCACTCTCGTCCCCTGCCAGCACCGCCTGTTGGGTACCACCGACTAATTGGACTGGGTCACTACCCTGGCACCTCCTACCCACTTGGCAAGGGGCATGGAGGAAGTTGTTCAGTGCCAAAGGCTACCTTTGACCATTTAGGGCTGCACCGCCATCGCCAGACTATGcccccctcaccctctctctccccctctatacCCCAGTCCTCTGGGGGCCACTCCGTATACCCCCCGCCCCAAacctgccccccacccctccctccccattACAGAATCCATCGGGCTCCTTACTACCCCGGGGAACCTTACACTAGTCGCTATAGATCATTGCACTTACAAAGAGACCCACTGTCCTGTGATTATCTCGAAAAGAGGCCCCTTGACAAAGGATTGACACGTTCACAGTCTTTGTACAATTCTAGGGGGGCTTCAGAAGCCCAGTCGAGAGACATAGAATCCCCGGTCCACAGAGACTCTCCGCGTTCAAAAATGACTCGCTCCCAGTCTACAATTCCTACAATCGAAAGACATTCCTCCTCCAGCCCAAACTACTCGGACGAGGACGACTCGCCATTCGAATCCCCAACCCGACTCCACGGAGCGACCACCGTCCAACACACCAGCCTGGCGAACGAACGTGACTCTGCCACTGACGAGCTACTGTCCCGGGGGATGAAGCGCACACAGTCCCGTCTCGCCACCATCCTGCCAGCCATATGGAGAGAGGACGAGGAGATGAGGGAGCGGGCAGAGGCGGCCAGGAAGTCTCCCATGCATCTGTTCCTGACAGAAATCTCCAGCGTGAGCGAGTCCACAGACTCCAAAATAGATGACACAACATGGAGCCCCGATGGTCAGACGAGACAAGAGgcaaaagcagagagagagaccattggGAACATTCACTTTCCTCTGCGAGGGATGCGCCGCTCCCAGTCCCTAGTGACAGAGCTCGGGTCTGCAGCGAGGACATGGGACAGCGACATTCTGACAAGCACAGACTATGGGAAAGGATCCGTCAAGAAGGACTTGTTCCTCACTGAAATCAACACGGAGAGGAGGGACAGTGAAGACCTGGGCGAGGACAGCTATGAGAACGCCAATCTCTGCCCCACTGGTCTGCCTAGTTATGCTGAGGCTGAAGAGGCCTTCTCAAGAGGAATGAGGAGATCACGATCTCTGCTATCAGAGATGTCTGAGCAAGCAGAGAATGAATCCAGCAGGAAAGGAGAAATGACCAGAGAGGAGTTCTTGAAAGAGATCCAGTCTGCTGAGACGTTTCTCACAGAGATCATTACCAGACAACGCAAGCAGGAAGAAGCCTTGGCCTCAACACCCCCCACATCTCCTGAGTATGAGTCCATATGCATCGACCCAGAGGCTGGGCAGACCATAACTTTCCAGTCTGAGAGACCAAGCACTGGGACAAACAATGCACCCGCCGATATGAAGGAGGCCATTTATGCTCAAGTTACCAAGCGTGCAAAAAGGAGCGAAATTAAAGTCGCCATGCGTCCAGATATTCCAGTACTACAAATAGGTTCTGAAAATTATGCTGCCAAACTGGAAAGGAAAAGTACCAGCCCTGGCTCTTCCTGCCTCCCTTCTGAGTCAGGGAATGAAGAAGCATTTGGCAAAGATGCAACCAGTTCACATTTTCCATCAAACCACGAAACTGCCATCAAACCCAGAAGCTTGGAATTATCTGGGGTTTCGCCAAGAAATGGTCTTTTTCCTGACCAATGTCTGCCTGGTGCGAAAGAAGATTCATTTTCGCAGAACAATTTCACAGAGACCAACACGACACAGGCCAGTGAGGTACTGCCGCCAGAGGAGAATCAGGAGAAGACACGTTCACTTGATTCAAGTGAGAGGACTGGAGAAGATGTAAGAGATATTGATGATGTGTTTAGTTCTAGATTCCCTCTCAGCTCTCCACCAGAGATCATGCTGACAGGCAACAGCACTAGAGTACTAGAGCAATTTGATGCAGTAGAGGGAAACGAAGAGGGCAATAATGCACAAACCATTAACACGTCCACAGTAATCGCAGCCGGTACTGAAAACACTGTAGAGCATTCAAAGCATTGTGTAAATAAGACCACATTTCTAGATCTGTCCAATGATACAAGTATGGCTGATACTGAGGGCTGTGATGCAGAAATGTGTACTGAGATTGGTCAACACATATCAGATCACCTCAGCTCACCTACCTGTGACCCATCATATTCTACAGCCAAGCCGTATCCCGTAGATTCTGCAAACGATTTAAGCACAGTCTCTCCTCAGAAAGAAAGGGATGATGTACACACTAGTAATTCTGTGTCACCTAAACCTAACCGGCTGCCCTCGGCTTTGATACCAGACTGTGACCAGAAGCTCTCTAGTCAACAGATCAGACCTGCAGATCCATGTTTCTTGCCACTAACCTCTCCACACCAGACCACAGCtaaccagcaaacacacactgattccACTTTCATCTCGTTGACTTCCACCCAACAGACACCTACAGACTCCAGCTTCTCTCCCTTAACATCCACCCAGCAGACCCCAACCGACTCCGGCTTCTCCCCACTAACATCCACTCAGCAGACGCCAACCGACTCTGCTTTCTCAACCCTCACCTCCGCCTCCAGCTCCACAGACTGTCTAACAGCTGGAGACCTAATGATGGCGGGTGGGTTAAGCAGTGGGTGGAGAGCCTTGGGTGCGGAGACGCCTCACAGGGACTCGGCTTACTTCTCCGACAGCGACTGGGAATCGGGAGAGGGAATAGCCAGAAGAGTCGGAGACGGACTGGGCTTGGGCCGCCCAGGCAACAgccgaggaggagagaggggaacacTGGTGGGGATCGAGGAGAAGATGGAGATCGAGTATGAAAGGGGACATGAAGGAACAATGCATGATGAGGCTGTAGTCATCAGGGAGGAAGACAAGATGGAAACCGATGAGGAAAAACACCACCGATGGTCTGAAGAAATGGTATTTAATAAGGACAATATGATAGAGAAGGATTTAGTCACCTCTGAGTGTAATGATTATGGACTCAAAGAGATAGAGGAGCCAATCAATGAATCGAAAGACACTCAAGGTAAAGCTAATGAGGAGTTTATTGCTAAGTTGTTCTCCAATTTGGATGATGAACCTTTCAAAGGGTTTCCATACAGCTGCAACAGCCAACTAAGCTATGAGGCATTTTCACAAATGGACAAAGTGGAGATATCCAACGTTCAGTCAAAAGACAACACATGCTATGACCCATCTGAGGCAAACCCGTTGTCAGTGCCGCCGAAAACAATCCCTCCGTTTGAGCCTCAAAGTGAGAGTCATTTACAACAGCTGTTGGATGAAGAAGTCAGAGAAATTCAGCCAGATGTGAATGAGGTGACTTCAGGTTCAGTTTTGAAGGAATTAAATAGTGGATCAAGCCAAGAAGGGTTACTGGGGCCAACAAGCACGAATCCTGACAGCAGTGAGTCTAGGCTGTCAAGGTTTTACAATATTAACACAAATGACTCCAACCCCAGTAACAATGCGCAAGAGAATTTTGAGGATCACATGAGTGATTCAAAAGAACATGCCTGCAGATCCCTCTTCTCTGACAGAAGTGGTGATGAACCCACAACAGAGGACATTCATACATTCGAAATGCAGAGTGACGATGCTAATGAGCTTGGTCTGAGGAATCTGAGTTACTCAGAGGACGTTAATGAAGTGAAAGCCATGGCGAAGTCAGAGTGTGAGAAACAGCTGGCAGCTGGAGAGCTGTGCTTTTCAATGAAAGAGGTATCGCGAGGTGAGAGAGATGTTCCAGTTACTCAGAGCGAGCCCTCAGGCCCAGCAGGGACATCTGAGGTAAACAGCAACGGAGAAGCTAAAGAGCTGGAGCTTAAAACACAAGAGCTCTGGAATACCcttgaggaggatgagggaacAGGAGGCTTTGTTAAAGGGGAGCTAGACTGCCACCGCTTCCAGCAAGACAATTTGCACCTTTGGCCAGCAGAGAATGACCAGTGGGCGTCAGCAGAAACTCGGAGGCCTGAGGCAGAGCTGGGCTCTGAGTTTTTCTCGAGCTCTTGCAAAAAGGCCTGGGGAGAGAAGAACGGCCTGGACATGGGTCGAGAATTCTGGGACGCAGAAGCCAACGACGAGCTGGCAGAGAGCGAGCCTCACCCCACAGCACGCCAGAAATTTGAGGAGGATTTTAACGACGAAAGACAAGGACATACTGACCACGCTGAGGTGGAGGGAAGATCACTCTCAGTGCAGACACCCATAAGTCAAGACTTTACGGTCTCTGAAGGGCCACACAACCTTCTCCAGCAAGCAGACATACAGCAAGAAGAGGAGAACATTGAAGACCTAGACCAGGGGAATCATGTGGATTTAGCTGGAGAAGCTATGGAAATTGAAGTTGAAAACATAGAAAATCCCGGTCTGGACCTTCCCAGCTCAGTCAAGAtcagacatacagacagtgCTGAGGATAGCTGTACTATAGTCCAGAAGTACCCAGGATTCAACAGCATTCTGGGAGATAGTCAAGCAGAGGAGAATCAAAATTTTAACAAACTTAAGGAAAATCATGTAACAGACACTGTAGATGGGAGTGAGGAGCTGTGTCCTCAAACGCCATACTCCAGTGAGAGTGATTTTGGTGCTGCAGGGTTTGAAGCCGATACAAACAGAAGCCACATTCCTGACTCTGGTCATAACAGTGAATCTTTGGTCGAGATTCAAAATCACAGTGCTTGCATAGAGGATGCAGAAGACCATGCTTGCCCACCAACTAAAAGAAAGAAGACAGGGGATGGCGTCTTTGAAGATGTCAGGGAAGAAAGCAGGTCTGATTCTCCTTCATGCCCCAGCCTCACCAACACTGCTGATCCTTGCAAGATGCACAGTAGTAACACACAATGTTTAATGTCTGATTTGGTGTCTGAGGACATAATTCATTCTGTACCTCCATCTCTTTCGCAACACGACAAGTGCCAAAGCCCCACGAATTTCCCCAATGTTGTGCACCACATAGAGATCAAGGTGAGCTCTGACAGTGAGCTTAGCGTGGACAGCACCAGTGCAGGCCTTGGTGCCAAACGGGAACAAGAACGTACAGTTTCTCCAACTAGCGAGGTTCCCGCCAGTGTCTCACCCCAAGCACCTCCAGTTGTCAACACCATTAGCAAAGGGATCTCGGCCAACATCAGCATCCTTCCTGTGCAAAGACCAGAGTCGACTGACCTGAGAGAAGAGCACAACCACAAAGATCCAAACAGTGCCAGTGAAGCTCCCTTAAACAACACCGCCAGCCTTTCCCAGAAGGCCACCCACCCACAGCTTGCGCTCGGCTCCTGCGGCGCCATCCCTGAACTGTTGATCTCTGAGTGGAAGGACCTGGAGGAGGAGCCCTTGGAGGATTTTGAGAGACTGGAGCAGCTGTGCCGCATCTCTGGAGATGAGGATTCCCTCGGAGATCTCTTCCTGGGGAACCTGGAGCTGCTGGAGTCTCTGAAAAAGACCCCGGAGCAAAGACTAAAGAGCAGGAGTGAGAGTAATAATGAGGACGCAACGTGCTCTGAGGCAGCTAAGCCATCGGAAGAAGAAGATTCTGGAAGACTAGAAATGAAAAAGGATGTTGACTGTTTGTCAGACACTTTACGAGCCAATTCTGAGGAGCAGGGAAGATATGATGGCTCTAATCAGACCTATAGTCCTGAGTCTTCCTGGGGAAAGCGTCTTTCTCCTGACATTAACAGAAAGACTCTTCAGACTACATCAAACCACTCACCAAGTCATGCTGGTGAGGGAGCAAAGGGTCAACAGTCACTGTCAACGATGCCCACAAAGAATGGCCTCATGATGCAG gtgtGTGAAGAGAGGTTACAGTACTCACTCAGTGAGAACGTTCAAACCAACGTCCTTTGGGGCCCCGCCACGGTCAGCGACAGTGTCGTTCTAAGACCGTGGAGTGATACCGCTGTTACGGAGCAGGAAGAGGAGAGCAACAGCACTGCAGACAAACAAACCACCAAGAG CAAAGAGAAGCCTGAGGCGGTTGATGCGTCTTTGCTGGAGAAGGAGGCTGCTGAGGCCCCATTGGAGCCACTGACTGTTCTTGAGCAGCCCGAGATGACTCCTTCCCCACCGGCCGCAAACCAGGCAATGAAAG CTAAACTGGCTCGtctctccctttccttgcctccactcgctctctccctccctctgtcccccaATCCTAAGGTAGGCTTTTGGGAAGGGGGGGAGAGCAGAGACAGAAGTGGGAGAAGGAGGGGGCTACCAATAGGAGGTGATCctgatgaagatgaggaagaggaggagcaggacgATGAGACGCCCAGGAGAGTGATTGTTGTCACGGAGACTGACGTTGATAAGAGAGTGGGGCTGAGGAGTTTACTGAAGTCGCCACGAGAACCGGTAGACAAAGAGAACAGGGACAGGGGAAGGAACGTGTCCTTTTTTGATGATGTCACAGTCTACCTCTTTGATCAG GAAACTCCAACAAATGAGCTGGGGTCTTGCTCCACTCCCACGAGTCCATCAGCACCTGGAAAGTCTCATTTTGATGGATTTG GTACAAGCAAGATGAGCAAGAGCAGAGACCATTCCACAAAAGCAAGATCTCCCACCGGCTCCTCCCGTGTGACATCATCCCGTTTCACCGTTAGTCCCGCTGACGATCCTCACTTAGTCTGA